A part of Doryrhamphus excisus isolate RoL2022-K1 chromosome 8, RoL_Dexc_1.0, whole genome shotgun sequence genomic DNA contains:
- the LOC131134920 gene encoding claudin-4-like — MRGHVELAGLGLALAGWFCAILTRCLALWNVSGTLDNSTATLPAYWDGVWLEWDHWDLAHDGRLHCSFYQSLMSLSGSFRTWRALIVAAVGAGAFASAIGAAGAVWFPRRGQVKVFSGAAFVLSGILMLVPTAWTCHHTSRPLEGALHLRRDWGPALYLGWISFALMLAGGIILTTRCPNSEEQAQASGGPAAPNPEEEAFHPLSRINRAAFTHSQYERGSVPI, encoded by the coding sequence ATGCGTGGGCATGTGGAGCTGGCCGGCCTGGGTCTGGCCCTGGCGGGGTGGTTCTGCGCCATCCTGACGCGCTGCCTGGCCTTGTGGAATGTCAGCGGTACGCTGGACAACAGCACAGCCACTCTGCCGGCCTACTGGGACGGGGTGTGGCTGGAATGGGATCACTGGGACCTGGCCCACGACGGCCGTCTGCACTGCTCCTTCTACCAGTCGCTCATGTCCCTCTCCGGAAGCTTCCGTACGTGGAGGGCCCTCATCGTGGCCGCGGTGGGCGCCGGGGCTTTTGCCTCTGCGATCGGCGCCGCGGGAGCTGTCTGGTTTCCCAGGCGGGGACAGGTCAAGGTTTTTTCAGGGGCTGCCTTCGTTCTCTCTGGGATACTGATGCTGGTTCCCACTGCCTGGACCTGCCACCACACCAGCCGGCCGCTAGAGGGCGCTTTGCATCTGAGGAGAGACTGGGGACCGGCCTTGTATCTGGGATGGATCTCCTTTGCTCTGATGCTGGCCGGCGGGATCATTCTCACCACAAGGTGTCCCAATTCCGAGGAGCAGGCTCAGGCCAGTGGAGGCCCCGCCGCCCCAAAcccggaggaggaggccttTCACCCGCTGAGCAGGATCAACCGGGCCGCGTTCACACACAGCCAGTATGAACGTGGATCAGTACCAATTTGA
- the sbds gene encoding ribosome maturation protein SBDS encodes MSIFTPTNQIRLTNVAVVRMKKGGKRFEIACYKNKVVSWRSGAEKDLDEVLQTHSVFVNVSKGQVAKKDDLCKAFGTDDQTEICKQILAKGELQVSDKERQSQLETMFRDIATIVAEKCVNPETKRPYTVSLIERAMKDIHYSVKTNKSTKQQALEVIKQLKETMEIQRAHMRLRLRIPGKDAKRLKDKLKPLLQVVESEDFDEELEMVCLVDPGCFREMDELIRCETKGRGCLEVLCLKDVEEGDEKF; translated from the exons atgtccatttttacacctaccAACCAAATACGGCTCACAAATGTGGCGGTGGTGCGGATGAAAAAAGGCGGCAAGCGGTTTGAAATCGCTtgctacaagaataaagttgtcagcTGGCGATCGGGAGC AGAGAAAGACCTGGACGAGGTTTTGCAGACACACTCCGTTTTCGTCAACGTTTCCAAAGGGCAGGTGGCCAAAAAGGATGACTTGTGCAAAGCTTTCGGGACAGATGATCAGACCGAAATTTGTAAACAG ATCCTGGCCAAAGGGGAGTTGCAAGTGTCTGACAAAGAAAGGCAGAGTCAACTGGAGACGATGTTCAGGGATATTGCTACCATCGTGGCTGAGAAGTGCGTTAACCCCGAGACCAAGAGGCCTTACACGGTCAGTCTCATTGAGCGAGCCATGAAGGACATCCACTACTCCGTCAAGACCAACAAGAGCACCAAGCAGCAG GCACTGGAGGTCATCAAGCAGCTGAAAGAGACCATGGAGATCCAGCGGGCCCACATGAGGCTGCGTCTGAGGATACCAGGCAAAGACGCCAAGAGGCTGAAGGACAAGCTCAAACCTCTCTTGCAGGTGGTTGAGAGTGAAGACTTTGACGAGGAACTGGAAATG GTGTGTCTGGTGGATCCCGGCTGCTTCAGGGAGATGGACGAACTGATCCGCTGTGAGACCAAAGGCCGAGGCTGTCTGGAGGTGCTGTGTCTGAAGGATGTGGAGGAAGGCGATGAGAAGTTTTAG
- the ech1 gene encoding delta(3,5)-Delta(2,4)-dienoyl-CoA isomerase, mitochondrial isoform X2: MSSSAGPTPPYTTLAISRPAQDVTHVELHRPNKRNAMNKAFWSEMVDCFNEISNDPDCRVVVFSAAGKVFTAGIDLMDMAGDILQPHGDDTARISWNIRKTICKFQDTFSVIERCPKPVVVAVHGACVGGGVDLITACDIRLCTQDAWFQVKEVDIGLAADVGTLQRLPKVIGSRSLVNELALTARKMYADEAKSSGLVSRVFADKEAMMTGALELAGEIAARSPVAVQGTKVNLVYSRDHSVAEGLEYMAAWNMSMLQTEDLMKSAQASMEKKNIKTVTFSKL; this comes from the exons ATGTCGTCGTCAGCCGGTCCAACCCCCCCTTACACCACCCTGGCCATCAGCCGGCCAGCACAGGATGTCACGCATGTGGAGCTTCACCGTCCTAACAAGCGCAACGCCATGAACAAAGCTTTCTGGAG TGAGATGGTGGACTGCTTTAACGAGATCTCCAATGACCCAGACTGCAGAGTGGTGGTGTTCTCTGCCGCAGGGAAGGTTTTCACAGCGG GCATTGACCTGATGGACATGGCTGGTGACATACTGCAGCCTCACGGTGACGACACGGCACGCATTTCTTGGAACATTAGGAAGACTATCTGCAAGTTCCAAGATACTTTTTCAGTCATAGAGAGG TGTCCAAAGCCAGTGGTAGTGGCTGTCCATGGCGCTTGTGTGGGAGGAG GTGTCGACCTGATCACCGCCTGTGACATCCGCCTGTGTACCCAGGATGCCTGGTTCCAGGTCAAG GAAGTTGACATCGGACTCGCAGCAGATGTGGGAACTCTGCAGAGGCTCCCGAAAGTCATTGGCAGTCGCAG CCTGGTCAATGAGTTAGCTCTGACTGCAAGGAAGATGTACGCAGATGAGGCCAAGAGCAGTGGACTGGTCAG CCGCGTGTTTGCAGACAAGGAGGCGATGATGACTGGCGCACTGGAACTGGCCGGAGAGATTGCTGCTCGCAGCCCCGTTGCTGTGCAGGGAACCAAAGTGAACCTGGTCTACTCCAGAGACCACAGTGTGGCAGAGGGCCTCGAGTACATG GCTGCGTGGAACATGAGCATGCTTCAGACTGAAGATTTGATGAAGTCTGCTCAGGCCTCCATGGAGAAGAAGAACATCAAGACTGTCACTTTCTCCAAACTATGA
- the LOC131134279 gene encoding claudin-4-like isoform X1, with product MQFFLEPEPDSACSSFHALSEDDTMSSMGMQMAGCALALFGWIGVLITCASPMWRVTAFIGSSIVTSQTMWEGLWMSCVVQSTGQMQCKVYDSMLALTADLQAARALVVVSIIVGIAGVLVAFASGKCTSFIPDKRAKARASVAGGVLLIICGFLCIIAVSWTASIIIRNFYNPSIVDAQKRELGASLYIGWGAGGLLLLGGSLLCASCPPKRDEAASINYPLTRSVGGYSKPDSGSYTPTKTYI from the exons atgcaattcttcttaGAGCCGGAGCCAGACTCGGCGTGTAGCAGCTTTCATGCT CTGTCAGAGGACGACACCATGAGCTCCATGGGCATGCAGATGGCCGGCTGCGCCCTGGCCCTCTTCGGCTGGATCGGGGTGCTGATCACGTGCGCCTCGCCCATGTGGAGGGTGACGGCGTTCATTGGCAGTAGCATCGTCACGTCTCAGACCATGTGGGAGGGTCTGTGGATGAGCTGCGTGGTCCAGAGCACGGGCCAGATGCAGTGTAAGGTCTATGACTCCATGTTGGCCCTCACCGCTGACCTTCAGGCCGCCCGGGCGCTTGTGGTCGTCTCCATCATCGTCGGGATCGCCGGAGTCCTGGTTGCCTTCGCCAGTGGGAAGTGCACCAGCTTCATTCCGGATAAGCGTGCCAAGGCCAGGGCGTCCGTGGCCGGCGGCGTCCTGCTCATCATCTGCGGATTCTTGTGTATTATTGCCGTGTCCTGGACCGCCAGCATCATCATCAGGAACTTCTATAACCCTTCTATAGTGGATGCCCAGAAGAGGGAGCTGGGGGCTTCTCTTTACATtggctggggggcgggggggctgctGTTGCTGGGCGGGAGCCTCCTGTGTGCCAGCTGCCCCCCCAAGAGGGACGAGGCCGCCTCCATAAATTACCCTCTAACCAGATCCGTAGGAGGATACAGTAAACCGGACTCGGGCTCGTACACGCCGACAAAGACTTACATTTGA
- the cldnj gene encoding claudin j produces the protein MALQELGISLTMIGVAGTILICALPMWKVTAFIGTRLVVMQVFWEGLWMTCVSEYTGQMQCKLYDALLDLSPDLQAARGLICISLVLGCLAFLVFLLGARCTKCLSHPRIKTRVVLGSGVIFCLAGIASLVAVSWTANAIIRDFYNPRVPEVLKRELGAAVYIGFVTSGLLFCGGVILCVGRSPRRPTSYSGGYKPTRTSTRSDYAIKNYV, from the coding sequence atggCTCTGCAGGAGCTCGGCATCAGCCTGACCATGATCGGCGTGGCGGGGACCATCCTGATCTGCGCCCTGCCCATGTGGAAGGTGACGGCCTTCATCGGGACACGCCTGGTGGTCATGCAGGTGTTCTGGGAGGGTTTGTGGATGACGTGTGTCAGCGAGTACACGGGTCAGATGCAGTGCAAGCTCTACGACGCCCTCCTGGATCTGTCGCCCGACCTGCAGGCGGCGCGTGGCCTCATCTGCATCAGCCTGGTGCTAGGATGTCTGGCTTTCCTCGTTTTCCTGCTGGGGGCCCGCTGCACCAAGTGCCTGAGCCACCCGCGCATCAAGACCCGGGTGGTGTTGGGGTCGGGGGTCATCTTCTGCTTGGCGGGCATCGCCTCCCTGGTGGCGGTATCCTGGACGGCCAATGCCATCATCAGAGACTTTTACAACCCCCGTGTCCCTGAGGTGCTCAAGAGGGAGCTCGGGGCGGCCGTCTACATTGGCTTTGTTACATCTGGTCTGCTCTTCTGTGGGGGGGTCATTCTGTGTGTGGGCAGGTCACCGCGAAGGCCCACGTCCTATTCCGGTGGGTACAAGCCCACCAGGACATCCACACGCAGCGACTATGCCATCAAGAACTACGTGTAG
- the ech1 gene encoding delta(3,5)-Delta(2,4)-dienoyl-CoA isomerase, mitochondrial isoform X1: MLALVSRSARSSSRAFGLCSQSVIRAMSSSAGPTPPYTTLAISRPAQDVTHVELHRPNKRNAMNKAFWSEMVDCFNEISNDPDCRVVVFSAAGKVFTAGIDLMDMAGDILQPHGDDTARISWNIRKTICKFQDTFSVIERCPKPVVVAVHGACVGGGVDLITACDIRLCTQDAWFQVKEVDIGLAADVGTLQRLPKVIGSRSLVNELALTARKMYADEAKSSGLVSRVFADKEAMMTGALELAGEIAARSPVAVQGTKVNLVYSRDHSVAEGLEYMAAWNMSMLQTEDLMKSAQASMEKKNIKTVTFSKL, translated from the exons ATGTTGGCACTCGTTTCCAGGTCAGCTCGCTCATCAT CCAGGGCGTTTGGGCTCTGCAGCCAGTCGGTCATCAGGGCCATGTCGTCGTCAGCCGGTCCAACCCCCCCTTACACCACCCTGGCCATCAGCCGGCCAGCACAGGATGTCACGCATGTGGAGCTTCACCGTCCTAACAAGCGCAACGCCATGAACAAAGCTTTCTGGAG TGAGATGGTGGACTGCTTTAACGAGATCTCCAATGACCCAGACTGCAGAGTGGTGGTGTTCTCTGCCGCAGGGAAGGTTTTCACAGCGG GCATTGACCTGATGGACATGGCTGGTGACATACTGCAGCCTCACGGTGACGACACGGCACGCATTTCTTGGAACATTAGGAAGACTATCTGCAAGTTCCAAGATACTTTTTCAGTCATAGAGAGG TGTCCAAAGCCAGTGGTAGTGGCTGTCCATGGCGCTTGTGTGGGAGGAG GTGTCGACCTGATCACCGCCTGTGACATCCGCCTGTGTACCCAGGATGCCTGGTTCCAGGTCAAG GAAGTTGACATCGGACTCGCAGCAGATGTGGGAACTCTGCAGAGGCTCCCGAAAGTCATTGGCAGTCGCAG CCTGGTCAATGAGTTAGCTCTGACTGCAAGGAAGATGTACGCAGATGAGGCCAAGAGCAGTGGACTGGTCAG CCGCGTGTTTGCAGACAAGGAGGCGATGATGACTGGCGCACTGGAACTGGCCGGAGAGATTGCTGCTCGCAGCCCCGTTGCTGTGCAGGGAACCAAAGTGAACCTGGTCTACTCCAGAGACCACAGTGTGGCAGAGGGCCTCGAGTACATG GCTGCGTGGAACATGAGCATGCTTCAGACTGAAGATTTGATGAAGTCTGCTCAGGCCTCCATGGAGAAGAAGAACATCAAGACTGTCACTTTCTCCAAACTATGA